A genomic region of Cannabis sativa cultivar Pink pepper isolate KNU-18-1 chromosome 1, ASM2916894v1, whole genome shotgun sequence contains the following coding sequences:
- the LOC115707494 gene encoding protein JINGUBANG-like — protein MEFHGERNNQWNFMDDERKSINLPRRLSFGNHHHHHHHHHHQNSPDRGGVHYAPSRPSAATTTSVPTQHLPQRPPMSPERTSETPWTLSPVRTSPTQPLLYHCIASLHRHEGNIFSIALCKDFIFTGSESSRIHAWKQPDCTEMGYIKANSGHVRAILAYGKLLFTTHGDFKIRVWDVSDRESFRPKKITTLPQRSPLMLFSKKNVLQHKEYISCIAYNHDDKLLYTGSWDKTVKAWKINEKRCVDSFVAHEGHINAIVINHEDGCVFTCSSDGSVKIWRRVFGESSHILTMTLKFQLSPVNALALSLSPGTCLLYSGSSDGIINFWEKEKTSGRYNHGGFMQGHHFAVLCLVAIGELVFSGSEDATIRVWRREGNCFHSCLAVIEGHHGPVRCLAVSLETENGVKGLLVYSASLDQTFKVWRVKVFPSEKASLEDPTIDPQREIADDISPVLSPVLSPSWVEKKLQGNHF, from the coding sequence ATGGAGTTCCATGGAGAGAGAAACAACCAATGGAATTTCATGGACGATGAGAGAAAAAGCATCAACTTGCCTAGGAGACTCTCTTTTGGTAACCACcaccatcatcatcaccaccaccaccatcaaaACTCGCCTGATCGCGGGGGTGTTCACTATGCCCCGTCAAGACCCTCTGCTGCTACAACCACGTCTGTTCCGACACAGCATCTGCCTCAGAGGCCGCCAATGAGTCCAGAGCGGACATCTGAGACTCCATGGACGCTCTCTCCAGTTCGAACCTCTCCAACTCAGCCACTTCTTTACCATTGCATAGCGTCTCTTCATCGCCACGAAGGTAACATTTTCTCCATTGCACTCTGTAAAGATTTCATTTTTACTGGCTCCGAGAGTAGTCGTATTCATGCATGGAAACAACCAGATTGCACTGAAATGGGATATATAAAGGCCAATTCTGGTCATGTTCGTGCCATTTTAGCCTATGGAAAATTGCTCTTCACAACTCATGGTGACTTCAAGATTCGTGTTTGGGATGTTTCTGATAGAGAGAGTTTTAGGCCTAAAAAGATCACGACTTTACCTCAGAGGAGTCCATTAATGCTATTCTCCAAAAAGAATGTATTGCAGCACAAGGAGTACATATCTTGCATAGCTTATAATCATGATGACAAGCTTTTATATACAGGGTCTTGGGACAAAACGGTCAAAGCTTGGAAGATCAATGAAAAGCGTTGTGTTGACTCGTTTGTGGCTCATGAAGGTCATATAAACGCAATAGTTATAAACCATGAAGATGGGTGTGTTTTCACTTGCTCATCTGATGGTTCAGTGAAAATCTGGAGAAGGGTTTTTGGAGAAAGTTCTCATATTTTGACGATGACCCTTAAGTTCCAACTTTCTCCTGTTAACGCTTTGGCTTTGAGCTTGTCACCAGGGACTTGTCTTTTGTACTCTGGTTCCTCAGATGGGATcataaatttttgggaaaaagaGAAGACCTCAGGGAGATATAACCATGGAGGTTTTATGCAAGGTCATCATTTTGCTGTTCTCTGTCTGGTTGCCATAGGAGAGTTGGTGTTTAGTGGCTCTGAGGATGCCACTATTCGGGTTTGGAGAAGAGAAGGGAATTGCTTCCATTCTTGTCTTGCAGTCATTGAAGGTCATCATGGACCAGTGAGATGTTTGGCAGTTTCTCTAGAAAcagagaatggagtaaagggaTTATTGGTTTATAGTGCAAGTTTGGACCAGACTTTTAAGGTGTGGAGAGTTAAAGTTTTCCCTTCTGAAAAGGCAAGCTTAGAAGATCCAACTATTGATCCGCAAAGAGAAATTGCTGACGATATAAGTCCGGTTTTGAGTCCAGTATTGTCACCATCTTGGGTAGAGAAAAAGCTTCAGGGCAACCACTTTTAG